The Amycolatopsis nigrescens CSC17Ta-90 genomic interval CGGGGCCGAGCCGGTCGCGGTGCTGCGCGAGCAGGTGGACTGGCTGCGTTCGGTCCGCCGCGCGGCCGCGGCGCGGATGGGCCTGGACACCCTCGGCGACGCCGTGCCGAAGGTCGGTTTCGTGGGGGAGCCGGTCTCCTACCAGAGTTCGACCGGTGAAGCCGTGGCCGCCGCGGACTACGACATCTCGGTCCGCATGCTGTCCATGAACGCGCCGCACCCGGCCATCGGGCTCACCTCCGCGGTCGGGATCGCCGCCGCCAACCTGCTCGACGGCTCGGTGGTGCACGCCAGGTCCACCGCGAGCGCGGCACCGGTGCTGCGGATCGGCACCCCGGCCGGGGTCGTCGTGGTCACCTGCGCCGGCCTCGGCGAGTACGGGCCGCGCCGGGTCACCGTCCGCCGCGCCGCGCGCATCCTGTGCGACGCGGAGATCCACGTCCCGGAATCGGCCGTTCCGATGCCGGCCTGACCGGAAAGCACTGGGAGACAACGATGTCTGCTGAACTGATCTCCATCGGCGCGCTCGGCGTCATGTTCCTGGTCGCCACCCTGCTGCCGATCAACATCGGCATCCTGGCCTTCGTCGGCGCCTTCGTCGTCGGCACGATGTCGCTGGGGCTGACCGAGGACCAGATCTTCGAGGGGTTCCCGGTCTCGCTGTTCGTGACGATCGTCGGCGTCACCTATCTCTTTTCGGTGGCACAGCGCAACGGCACGATCGACCTGCTGGTGTCCGGCGGGGTGCGGCTGGTGCGCGGGAAGGTCGCGCTGATCCCGTGGGTGCTGTTCGTGGTCGCGGCGGTGCTCACCGCGTTCGGCACGTTCACCCCCGCCGCGGTGGCGCTGCTGGTGCCGGTGGGCATGAACTTCGCGTTCCGGCACGGCGCCAGCCCGCTGATGATGGGCATGATGGTGATCAGCGGAGCGCACGCCGGCGCGTTCTCGCCGATCGCCGTGTCCGGCGTGCTGGTTTCGGGCATGGTCGAGCAGACCCCGCTGTCGGTGTCCCCGCTGGTGATGTTCCTGGCCAGCTTCGGTTTCAACCTGTTCCTCTCGGTGCTGACCTTCCTGGCACTGCGCCGTCGCGGTGACGCCGTGGCGGTGCCGGAGGAGACCGGGGAAGACCCCGCCGATTCGCGGATCACCTGGCGGCAGGCGGCCACCATGGCCGCACTCGCCGGACTGGTGGTCGGCGCGCTGGTCTTCCACCTGGAGATCGGTTTTCTCGCGCTGGCCGCCGGCGCCGTGCTGGCGCTGCTCGACATGAAGAACCAGGCGAAGGCCGTGGAAGGCATCAGCTGGTCCACCATCCTGCTGGTCGCGGGCATGGTCACCTATGTGGGCATCCTGGAGAAGGCGGGCACCATCGCGCTCATCTCGGAACGCGCCGCCACCGTGGGCGCGCCGCTGCTGGTGGCCTTGCTGCTCTGCTTCACGGTGGCCGTTACCTCGGCTTTCGCCTCCTCCACGGCGATCCTCACCGCGATCATCCCGATCGCCGTGCCGCTGCTGCTGTCCAGCCACCTCAGCGCCGCCGGGCTGATCGCCGCACTCGCCATCTCCACCACGATCGTCGACGTGTCACCGTTCTCCACCAACGGCGCGCTGGTGCTCAGCAATGTCAGAGGAGTGGACCGGCAGCGGTTCTACCGGCAGGTGATCGGCTACACCTGCGGCATCGTCGGCTTCGGCCCGGTGCTGGCCTGGGGCGCGCTGGTGCTGCCGGGAGTGCTCTGACAGCGGATGTCGGTGGATGTCGGGAACCCATCGCCGGTTCCGACCTACCGGTGCGAGGTGCCCGTCCGGGCACCGGGAGACCGTGAGGTGCGGGCTATGAAGTATCTGCTGGTCATACGGCTGAACCCGGCTGTCTGGGAGGCATTGCCGGAGGCGGTGCGCAACGAGGTGCGGGGCGGCCACGGCGAGTTCATCAGGACGATCCAGGAGTCCGGCGAAATGATCAGCACGCACGCGCTGGCCGATCCGTCGAACAGCGCGTGCGTTCGGGCCCGCGACGGTGTGCCGGAAGTGACCGACGGGCCGCCGCCGGATCCCGGGCAGCACATGGGCGGCTACTACCTGGTGGACTGCGAAAGCAGGGAGCGCGCGATCGAGCT includes:
- a CDS encoding SLC13 family permease; protein product: MSAELISIGALGVMFLVATLLPINIGILAFVGAFVVGTMSLGLTEDQIFEGFPVSLFVTIVGVTYLFSVAQRNGTIDLLVSGGVRLVRGKVALIPWVLFVVAAVLTAFGTFTPAAVALLVPVGMNFAFRHGASPLMMGMMVISGAHAGAFSPIAVSGVLVSGMVEQTPLSVSPLVMFLASFGFNLFLSVLTFLALRRRGDAVAVPEETGEDPADSRITWRQAATMAALAGLVVGALVFHLEIGFLALAAGAVLALLDMKNQAKAVEGISWSTILLVAGMVTYVGILEKAGTIALISERAATVGAPLLVALLLCFTVAVTSAFASSTAILTAIIPIAVPLLLSSHLSAAGLIAALAISTTIVDVSPFSTNGALVLSNVRGVDRQRFYRQVIGYTCGIVGFGPVLAWGALVLPGVL
- a CDS encoding YciI family protein; translation: MKYLLVIRLNPAVWEALPEAVRNEVRGGHGEFIRTIQESGEMISTHALADPSNSACVRARDGVPEVTDGPPPDPGQHMGGYYLVDCESRERAIELARQLPDAHVDGLAVEVRPVMFSAGTDI